The proteins below come from a single Rickettsia typhi str. Wilmington genomic window:
- the rpsK gene encoding 30S ribosomal protein S11, which yields MNQTIKVKKKKKTITLGVVHIRASFNNTIVTFTDIQGNTISSASAGGNGFKGARKATPYAAQVTIDKASEKAKECGLKTISIRIGGPGAQRESAMRALFGQNFVVTSILDVSSIAHNGVRPPKRRRV from the coding sequence ATGAATCAGACTATTAAAGTTAAAAAAAAGAAAAAAACTATTACTCTTGGTGTTGTACATATCCGAGCGTCATTTAATAATACTATAGTAACATTTACTGATATCCAAGGTAATACTATTTCTTCTGCATCAGCAGGTGGCAATGGTTTTAAGGGGGCAAGAAAGGCAACTCCTTATGCAGCTCAAGTCACAATTGATAAAGCATCTGAAAAAGCAAAAGAATGTGGTTTAAAAACTATTTCTATTAGGATTGGCGGTCCTGGAGCACAGCGAGAATCAGCAATGCGTGCTTTATTTGGGCAAAATTTTGTAGTTACATCAATTTTAGATGTATCGTCTATTGCTCATAATGGAGTAAGACCGCCAAAAAGAAGAAGAGTATAA
- the rpsM gene encoding 30S ribosomal protein S13 has translation MARIASVNIPDNKRLVVSLTYIYGLGSTMAAEICNKAKISRDKKVKVLTDQELIRLRNIIENEYKVEGDLRREVTLNIKKKKDIRCYQGLRHIRKLPVRGQNTHSNARTRKGKAIAIAGKKKTVK, from the coding sequence GTGGCAAGAATTGCAAGTGTTAATATTCCTGATAATAAACGTTTAGTTGTGAGTTTAACTTACATTTATGGTCTTGGTTCAACTATGGCAGCAGAGATTTGTAATAAAGCAAAAATATCGAGAGATAAAAAGGTTAAAGTACTTACTGATCAAGAGTTAATACGCTTACGTAATATTATTGAAAATGAGTATAAAGTTGAGGGTGATTTAAGGCGAGAAGTTACGCTGAATATTAAAAAGAAGAAAGATATAAGATGTTATCAAGGGCTTAGGCATATACGTAAATTGCCTGTTAGGGGGCAGAATACGCATTCTAATGCTCGCACTAGAAAAGGTAAAGCTATTGCGATAGCTGGAAAGAAAAAAACTGTTAAATAA
- a CDS encoding adenylate kinase: MIVIFLGPPGAGKGTQGKKIAKKIDLPHIAVGDIFRTIIKTSTSEAELINNYVKQGALIPNEIVNQVIKIFLLSSQYKNGYILDGYPRNLEQARFFESFIKKAQIKIIYFDVADELLIKRVLGRYSCKNCGKIYNVHFLQPKTDYVCDVCSSNVFDYRRDDNEEVIKKRIEVYKTETYPLIDYYKNSGNFYIVNASKDEQEIENDIQKILKIN; the protein is encoded by the coding sequence GTGATAGTAATTTTTTTAGGTCCTCCAGGAGCTGGAAAGGGAACACAGGGCAAAAAGATAGCTAAAAAAATTGATTTACCACATATAGCAGTTGGTGATATATTTAGAACAATTATTAAAACATCAACTAGTGAAGCAGAATTAATTAATAATTATGTTAAACAAGGGGCGCTAATCCCTAATGAAATAGTTAATCAAGTAATCAAAATTTTTTTATTATCCTCTCAATATAAAAATGGCTATATATTAGATGGATATCCACGTAATTTAGAGCAAGCAAGATTTTTTGAATCATTTATAAAAAAAGCACAAATTAAAATAATATATTTTGATGTTGCGGATGAATTATTAATTAAAAGAGTCTTGGGAAGATATAGTTGCAAAAATTGTGGTAAAATATATAATGTCCATTTCTTGCAGCCTAAAACTGATTATGTATGTGATGTCTGCAGTTCTAATGTATTTGACTATAGGAGAGACGATAATGAGGAAGTAATAAAAAAAAGAATTGAAGTATATAAAACTGAAACATATCCATTAATAGATTATTATAAAAATAGTGGTAATTTTTATATAGTTAATGCAAGTAAAGATGAACAAGAAATAGAAAATGATATACAGAAAATACTAAAAATAAATTGA
- the secY gene encoding preprotein translocase subunit SecY: protein MGQNFSKKSSNDLVSRIIFTIFMLIICRIGSFIPIPGIDSIALNSVAEKNQFGILGMFNMLSGGSLGRMSIFALAIMPYITASIIIQLMSVAYKPLENLKKEGESGKRKINQLSRYLTVLLASFQAYGVALSLESMVTNTGPVVILAGFFFRVTTVITLVVGTMLLMWLGEQITQRGIGNGTSLIIFIGIISGVPSAIISMFELSRKGALSPLIAITVCIGVVLLIAIIIFFEKAQRKLLVQYPKRQVGNKIYGGEATHMPLKLNTSGVIPPIFASSILLFPTTLANFSNSNSETMSMLSYYLGHGKPVYILLYVVLIMFFSFFYTAIVFNSEETANNLRKYGAYIPGKRPGKNTSDYFDYILTRLTVIGGLYLSIICVIPELLMNKYVISLSLGGTSFLIVVNVVLDTMTQIQTYLFSSKYEGLMKKIKLKN, encoded by the coding sequence ATGGGGCAAAATTTTTCTAAAAAATCCAGTAATGATTTAGTTAGTCGCATTATTTTTACTATTTTTATGCTAATCATATGTAGAATTGGATCTTTTATACCTATACCAGGTATAGATTCAATTGCTTTAAATAGTGTGGCTGAAAAGAATCAATTTGGAATACTCGGAATGTTCAATATGCTATCTGGTGGGTCGCTAGGTAGAATGTCTATTTTTGCTTTAGCAATTATGCCATATATTACCGCATCAATTATTATCCAATTAATGTCGGTTGCATATAAACCTTTAGAAAATTTAAAAAAAGAAGGAGAATCTGGTAAACGAAAAATAAATCAGTTATCGAGGTATTTAACAGTTCTGCTTGCTTCTTTCCAGGCTTATGGTGTTGCTCTAAGTTTAGAGTCGATGGTTACAAATACAGGTCCTGTAGTAATTTTAGCTGGGTTTTTCTTTAGAGTTACAACTGTGATTACTTTGGTTGTAGGTACAATGCTATTGATGTGGTTAGGTGAACAAATTACACAACGTGGAATAGGTAATGGTACATCTCTAATTATATTTATAGGTATTATTTCTGGAGTACCTAGTGCTATTATTAGTATGTTTGAATTATCAAGAAAAGGAGCATTGTCGCCTTTAATAGCAATAACTGTTTGTATCGGAGTAGTTTTATTAATCGCTATAATTATTTTCTTTGAAAAAGCACAAAGAAAATTATTAGTTCAGTATCCTAAAAGACAAGTAGGCAATAAAATTTATGGAGGAGAAGCAACTCATATGCCTCTGAAATTAAATACTTCTGGTGTAATACCACCAATATTTGCTAGTTCAATTTTACTATTTCCTACTACACTTGCTAATTTTTCTAATAGTAATTCAGAAACTATGAGTATGCTTTCTTATTACTTAGGGCATGGAAAACCAGTATATATTTTATTATATGTAGTACTAATTATGTTTTTTAGTTTTTTTTATACTGCAATTGTATTTAATTCTGAAGAAACTGCTAATAATTTAAGAAAATATGGTGCTTATATTCCTGGTAAAAGGCCCGGGAAAAATACATCTGATTATTTTGATTATATACTTACAAGACTTACAGTGATAGGTGGGCTATATTTAAGTATAATATGTGTAATTCCGGAGCTATTAATGAATAAATATGTAATTTCTCTTTCTTTAGGAGGTACAAGTTTTTTAATTGTAGTGAATGTGGTACTTGACACTATGACTCAAATTCAAACTTACTTATTTAGTAGTAAGTATGAAGGTTTAATGAAGAAAATAAAATTAAAAAATTAA
- the rplO gene encoding 50S ribosomal protein L15 encodes MKLNELYNNIGAKKNKKRIARGIGSGKGKTAGRGIKGQKSRSGVAIKGFEGGQTPMIKRLPKRGFKCISTKKYNIINIYNIEKALTDGRLSTNNIITKEKLIEIGLINNKNLVKLLSICSDDFASPLSLKLDAYSSKAKYLIEKAGGQLL; translated from the coding sequence ATGAAATTAAATGAATTATATAATAATATAGGTGCTAAAAAAAATAAGAAAAGAATAGCACGCGGTATTGGTAGTGGTAAAGGTAAAACTGCTGGTAGAGGAATTAAAGGTCAAAAATCTAGATCTGGTGTTGCAATAAAAGGTTTTGAAGGTGGTCAAACACCTATGATTAAAAGGTTACCTAAAAGAGGATTTAAGTGTATTTCAACTAAAAAATATAATATAATAAATATTTACAATATTGAAAAAGCATTGACCGATGGTCGTTTAAGTACTAATAATATTATTACTAAAGAAAAGTTAATAGAAATTGGTTTAATTAATAATAAAAATTTAGTAAAGTTATTATCTATTTGTAGTGATGATTTTGCTTCTCCTTTATCATTAAAATTAGATGCTTATTCTTCTAAAGCGAAGTATTTAATTGAGAAAGCAGGTGGACAATTATTATAA
- the rpmD gene encoding 50S ribosomal protein L30 — protein MNNKVNNIKITQIKSAIGCKYDQRLTLIGLGLNKINKSVILENTNSIKGMVKKVKHLLEIKNM, from the coding sequence ATGAATAATAAGGTTAATAATATAAAAATTACTCAAATTAAAAGTGCTATAGGCTGTAAGTATGATCAAAGATTAACATTAATTGGGCTTGGTTTAAATAAAATTAATAAGAGCGTTATTCTTGAAAATACTAATTCAATCAAAGGAATGGTTAAAAAAGTAAAACATTTATTAGAAATAAAAAATATGTAA
- the rpsE gene encoding 30S ribosomal protein S5, with translation MSKVKKNEEALSEVLVDVNRVTKVVKGGRRFAFSAYVVVGDKAGRVGAGHGKAKEVNEARGKAKQAAKKRMMKVPLYQNRTIHHDVVGKSGAAKVILRRAKAGTGVIAGGSMRAIFDSLGVHDIVAKSIGSTNVYAMISATFDALNKLASPKSIAIRRGKKVHEISVKSYIQVNK, from the coding sequence ATGTCTAAAGTTAAAAAAAATGAAGAGGCTTTAAGCGAGGTTTTAGTTGATGTCAATAGAGTTACCAAGGTAGTAAAAGGTGGTAGAAGATTCGCTTTTTCTGCTTATGTAGTTGTTGGTGATAAAGCTGGAAGAGTAGGAGCTGGACACGGGAAAGCTAAAGAAGTAAATGAAGCTCGAGGAAAGGCAAAACAAGCTGCTAAAAAGCGAATGATGAAAGTCCCATTATATCAAAATAGGACTATTCATCATGATGTTGTTGGTAAAAGTGGAGCTGCTAAAGTAATTTTAAGAAGAGCTAAAGCAGGTACAGGCGTTATAGCTGGCGGGTCTATGAGAGCAATTTTTGATTCTTTAGGTGTACATGATATTGTTGCTAAATCAATAGGTTCAACTAATGTTTATGCAATGATTTCTGCAACATTTGATGCATTAAATAAGCTTGCCTCACCAAAATCTATTGCTATAAGAAGAGGTAAAAAAGTACATGAAATATCTGTCAAATCTTATATTCAAGTTAATAAATAA
- the rplR gene encoding 50S ribosomal protein L18, with amino-acid sequence MRSAKLKFEKRKSRIRHKISRTSNRVRLSVFKSGRHIYAQIIDDSKSITIASASTLDKTIKKIKKSHCNVENAIKIGREIAKKANSAGIKEVVFDRGGYKYHGIIKALADAAREKITF; translated from the coding sequence ATGCGTAGTGCTAAGTTAAAATTTGAAAAAAGGAAAAGTAGGATAAGACATAAAATATCAAGAACATCTAATAGAGTTAGATTATCGGTATTTAAATCGGGTCGACATATATATGCACAAATTATTGATGATTCTAAGTCTATAACAATTGCGTCTGCTTCAACTTTAGATAAAACAATAAAAAAAATAAAGAAATCTCATTGTAATGTTGAAAATGCTATCAAAATTGGTAGAGAAATAGCAAAAAAAGCTAATTCTGCAGGTATAAAAGAGGTAGTATTTGATAGAGGTGGGTATAAGTATCACGGTATTATAAAAGCTTTAGCTGATGCAGCTAGAGAGAAAATAACATTTTAG
- the rplF gene encoding 50S ribosomal protein L6 gives MSRVGKLPITIPEGVKVGLNDLEVKISGPKGELSKTFKGNIAIIMEENKLVVKPLAVNKNARSMWGTARSIIYNMVTGVKEGFKLKLEINGVGYRAMVKGKYLNLMLAKSHNTKIEIPSNIKIDLPKQNIILLEGIDKEKLGQFASIIIKQRPPEPYKGKGIKFENKFIQRKEGKKN, from the coding sequence ATGTCACGTGTTGGAAAATTACCGATTACTATACCTGAAGGTGTAAAAGTTGGTTTAAATGATTTAGAAGTAAAAATATCCGGTCCTAAGGGTGAATTATCAAAAACTTTTAAAGGTAATATAGCTATTATAATGGAAGAAAATAAGCTTGTTGTAAAACCTTTAGCTGTAAACAAAAATGCACGTTCTATGTGGGGTACTGCAAGGAGCATAATATATAATATGGTCACTGGAGTTAAAGAAGGTTTTAAATTAAAGCTTGAAATTAACGGTGTCGGTTATAGGGCAATGGTAAAAGGTAAATATTTAAATTTGATGCTTGCTAAAAGCCATAATACAAAAATTGAAATACCATCAAATATTAAAATAGATCTGCCTAAGCAGAATATTATTCTTCTTGAGGGAATAGATAAAGAAAAATTAGGCCAATTTGCTTCAATTATTATAAAACAGAGACCACCTGAGCCTTATAAAGGTAAAGGAATTAAATTTGAAAATAAATTTATACAGCGTAAAGAAGGTAAGAAAAATTAA
- the rpsH gene encoding 30S ribosomal protein S8, with protein MSMTDNVADMLTRIRNAYKSKLINVSFPSSKIKNSILDVLQKEGYIKDYVITQKNNISYTKVALKYSINGEASICEIRRVSKPGKRVYSAIKDLKGYYNNMGIYILSTPYGVMSDREAHIKNVGGEVICKVF; from the coding sequence ATGTCAATGACTGATAATGTAGCAGATATGTTAACTAGAATTAGAAATGCTTATAAAAGTAAATTAATAAATGTTTCGTTTCCAAGTTCTAAAATTAAAAATTCGATTTTAGATGTGTTGCAAAAAGAAGGTTATATAAAAGATTATGTGATCACTCAAAAAAATAATATCAGTTATACTAAGGTGGCTTTAAAATACTCTATAAATGGTGAGGCTTCTATATGCGAAATTCGTAGAGTGTCAAAGCCTGGAAAAAGGGTATATTCTGCTATTAAAGATTTGAAAGGATATTATAATAATATGGGAATATATATTCTTTCTACTCCTTACGGTGTTATGTCTGATAGAGAAGCTCATATTAAAAATGTTGGTGGTGAAGTAATTTGTAAAGTATTTTAA
- the rpsN gene encoding 30S ribosomal protein S14 has translation MAKVSAIQKNKSRQKKSQRLHNKRSALKSKIYDKSLSLEQRFSLIIALAQLPRNSSSTRIRNRCELTGRPRGVTRKFGISRNKLRELIGRGLVPGVVKASW, from the coding sequence ATGGCAAAAGTAAGTGCTATACAAAAGAACAAAAGTAGGCAAAAAAAATCACAACGTTTACATAATAAACGTTCAGCACTAAAAAGTAAAATTTATGATAAAAGTCTCTCATTAGAACAACGTTTTTCTTTGATAATTGCACTTGCACAATTACCTAGAAATTCATCATCTACTAGAATACGAAATAGATGTGAGCTTACAGGTAGACCAAGGGGTGTTACAAGAAAATTTGGTATATCAAGGAATAAGCTTAGGGAATTAATTGGTAGAGGTTTAGTCCCTGGTGTAGTTAAAGCAAGTTGGTAA
- the rplE gene encoding 50S ribosomal protein L5 yields the protein MLRFKELYKKKIIESLKKEFSFKNQHEIPQIKKIVINMGVGEAIADSKVINNALNDLTLISGQKPIVTLARKSIATFKLRENMKIGCKVTLRKDRMYDFLERLVIVALPRVKEFRGFSYKSFDGKGNFTFGLKEQIVFPEINYDKIDTIRGMDITIVTSAKTDQESKFLLSGFNLPFYN from the coding sequence ATGTTAAGATTTAAAGAATTATATAAGAAAAAAATTATTGAAAGCTTAAAAAAAGAATTTTCTTTTAAAAATCAACATGAAATACCGCAAATTAAAAAAATTGTTATAAATATGGGCGTAGGTGAAGCAATAGCAGATTCCAAAGTAATTAATAATGCACTAAATGATCTTACTTTGATTTCAGGTCAAAAGCCGATTGTAACTTTAGCAAGAAAATCTATTGCAACCTTTAAGTTACGTGAAAATATGAAAATAGGTTGCAAGGTTACATTACGTAAAGATAGAATGTATGATTTTTTAGAAAGGTTAGTAATTGTTGCATTACCGCGTGTTAAAGAATTTCGTGGCTTTTCTTATAAGAGTTTTGATGGTAAAGGGAATTTTACTTTTGGATTAAAAGAGCAGATAGTTTTTCCTGAAATTAATTACGATAAAATCGATACAATAAGGGGTATGGATATTACAATCGTTACATCTGCTAAAACAGATCAAGAGAGTAAGTTTTTATTATCTGGATTTAATTTACCTTTTTATAATTAA
- the rplX gene encoding 50S ribosomal protein L24 codes for MIKLKVKKGDEVIVVTGKYKGKKGKVLKVFIDENTVIVSGVNLVKKHTKPNKMSEGGIITKESPIHISNVAHIDPKTGNPTKVAFKFLEDGSKVRIAKKSGEIIGKVGNDVKI; via the coding sequence ATGATTAAATTAAAAGTAAAAAAAGGTGATGAAGTTATTGTTGTTACTGGAAAGTACAAAGGGAAAAAAGGTAAGGTATTAAAAGTTTTTATAGATGAAAATACAGTAATTGTTTCTGGAGTAAATTTAGTAAAAAAGCATACTAAACCTAATAAAATGAGTGAAGGTGGGATAATAACTAAGGAATCACCTATACATATCTCAAATGTTGCACACATCGATCCAAAAACTGGTAATCCTACTAAAGTAGCTTTTAAATTCTTAGAAGATGGGTCTAAGGTTAGAATAGCAAAAAAATCAGGAGAAATTATTGGGAAGGTAGGTAATGATGTTAAGATTTAA
- the rplN gene encoding 50S ribosomal protein L14 has protein sequence MIQMQSILEVADNSGAKKVMCIKVLGGSHHMMAKLGDVIVVSIKEAIPGGKVKKGDVYKGVIVRTKTGVVRSDGSTIKFDKNALVLLNKQDEPIGTRVFGPVTRELRAKKYVRIMSLAEEVL, from the coding sequence ATGATTCAAATGCAGAGCATTTTAGAAGTTGCAGATAATTCTGGTGCTAAAAAAGTTATGTGTATTAAAGTTTTAGGTGGTTCTCACCATATGATGGCAAAGCTTGGTGATGTTATAGTCGTGTCTATTAAAGAAGCTATACCAGGTGGTAAGGTTAAAAAAGGTGATGTTTATAAAGGTGTGATCGTTCGTACAAAGACAGGAGTAGTAAGATCTGATGGTAGTACAATAAAATTTGATAAAAATGCTTTAGTGCTTTTGAATAAACAAGATGAACCTATAGGAACCAGAGTGTTTGGCCCTGTTACAAGAGAACTTAGAGCGAAAAAATATGTTAGAATAATGTCGCTTGCAGAGGAAGTGTTATGA
- the rpsQ gene encoding 30S ribosomal protein S17, translating to MPKRVLQGVVISSKTDKTVTVKVERKFKHPIYKKFVKVSKKYAAHDIENKYREGDKVSIVESRPISKTKTWVVVNVE from the coding sequence ATGCCGAAAAGAGTGTTACAAGGCGTGGTTATAAGTTCAAAAACTGATAAGACAGTTACAGTAAAAGTAGAAAGAAAGTTTAAGCATCCTATTTATAAAAAATTTGTGAAAGTATCTAAAAAATATGCTGCTCATGATATAGAAAATAAATATAGAGAAGGAGATAAAGTTAGTATAGTTGAAAGCCGTCCTATCTCAAAAACAAAAACATGGGTAGTAGTAAATGTGGAATAA
- the rpmC gene encoding 50S ribosomal protein L29, producing the protein MNDLKLLRSKLSTETIEELYKNLNLLKKELFNLRFQQALGELKNTSRFSLVKKSIARIKTELTKRSNSEEY; encoded by the coding sequence ATGAATGATTTAAAATTATTAAGGAGTAAGTTATCTACTGAAACAATAGAAGAGCTTTATAAAAACCTTAATCTTTTAAAAAAAGAATTGTTTAATTTAAGATTTCAACAAGCTTTAGGAGAATTAAAAAATACTAGTAGGTTTTCGTTAGTAAAAAAGTCTATAGCACGTATTAAAACTGAGTTAACAAAAAGATCTAATAGTGAGGAATATTAA
- the rplP gene encoding 50S ribosomal protein L16, with product MLAPKKQKFRKAHKGRVMSKAKAGMTLAFGSFGLKSIDGWRVTARQIEAGRKAATRCMKRQGRLWIRIFPDVPVSKKPAEVRMGKGKGAPEFFAVRVSPGRIMFEIEGVEENIALRALELASAKLPVRTRIVRRYE from the coding sequence ATGTTAGCTCCAAAAAAACAAAAATTTAGAAAAGCTCATAAAGGTAGAGTTATGTCAAAAGCAAAAGCAGGGATGACACTTGCTTTTGGATCATTTGGCCTCAAATCTATAGATGGTTGGCGTGTTACTGCAAGACAAATAGAAGCAGGAAGAAAAGCTGCTACTAGATGTATGAAAAGACAAGGTAGATTATGGATTCGAATTTTTCCGGATGTGCCAGTTTCTAAGAAGCCTGCTGAGGTAAGAATGGGTAAAGGTAAAGGTGCACCTGAATTTTTTGCAGTTAGAGTTTCGCCTGGAAGAATTATGTTTGAAATTGAAGGAGTAGAAGAAAATATTGCACTTAGAGCTTTGGAACTTGCAAGTGCCAAATTACCTGTTAGAACAAGGATAGTGAGACGTTATGAATGA
- the rpsC gene encoding 30S ribosomal protein S3, which produces MGQKVCAHGFRVGPTLIKDWDSILYAEKHYKTLFIQDLKIRDLINKWFNQAQISRVLIERPSNKSIIININAKKPNIIIGKNGSEIDKLKKAIENMTFLKEVYINIHEVRKFNIDAAIVAQTIAAQLEKRVSFRKAMKTAIQASFKQGGQGIRVSCSGRLGGAEIARTEWYIEGRMPLHTLRADIDYSTAEAITTYGVIGVKVWIYKGEYKENKRYN; this is translated from the coding sequence ATGGGGCAGAAAGTTTGTGCGCATGGTTTTAGAGTTGGACCTACTTTAATTAAAGATTGGGATTCAATCTTATATGCAGAAAAACATTATAAAACTCTTTTTATACAAGACCTCAAAATTAGAGATTTAATAAATAAGTGGTTTAATCAAGCGCAAATTAGTAGAGTTTTAATCGAACGTCCTTCTAACAAAAGTATTATAATTAATATTAATGCAAAAAAACCAAATATTATTATAGGTAAAAATGGTAGTGAGATTGATAAGCTAAAAAAAGCTATAGAGAATATGACTTTTTTAAAGGAAGTTTATATAAATATTCATGAGGTTAGAAAATTTAATATAGATGCTGCTATAGTAGCTCAAACTATAGCAGCGCAGCTTGAAAAAAGAGTTTCTTTTAGAAAAGCTATGAAAACAGCAATTCAGGCTTCATTTAAGCAAGGTGGACAGGGTATAAGAGTAAGTTGTTCAGGGCGCCTTGGTGGTGCTGAGATTGCTAGAACTGAGTGGTATATAGAAGGTAGAATGCCATTACATACTTTAAGAGCTGATATTGATTATTCAACAGCTGAGGCTATAACAACTTATGGGGTTATAGGTGTTAAAGTGTGGATTTATAAAGGTGAATATAAAGAAAATAAAAGATATAATTAA
- the rplV gene encoding 50S ribosomal protein L22, with product MIQENKNFATAKAKSIRVSPRKLNLVASFIRNMKVSEALIQLTFSPKRIAKIVKDCLRSAVANAENNLGLDIDRLIITKATVGKSVVMKRIMPRAKGRATRINKFFSNLDITVTEKEDN from the coding sequence ATGATACAGGAAAATAAAAATTTTGCTACAGCAAAAGCTAAGTCTATTAGAGTAAGTCCAAGGAAGCTTAATTTAGTTGCCTCCTTTATTAGAAATATGAAAGTATCTGAAGCATTAATACAATTAACTTTTTCTCCTAAAAGAATTGCAAAAATTGTAAAAGATTGTTTACGATCTGCTGTTGCAAATGCTGAAAATAATTTAGGTTTAGACATAGATAGGTTAATTATTACTAAAGCTACTGTAGGTAAGTCGGTCGTAATGAAAAGGATTATGCCGAGAGCAAAAGGAAGAGCAACTAGAATAAATAAGTTTTTTAGTAATCTTGATATAACTGTTACAGAAAAAGAGGATAATTAA
- the rpsS gene encoding 30S ribosomal protein S19, producing MARSIWKGPFVDGYLIKKVQKLMKSGKSEMIKTWSRRSTILPLFVGFTFSVHNGNKFIPVYINEEMVGRKLGEFAPTRTFHGHGADKKVKRK from the coding sequence ATGGCACGTTCAATATGGAAAGGGCCTTTTGTGGATGGTTATTTAATAAAAAAAGTTCAAAAATTAATGAAATCAGGTAAATCTGAAATGATTAAAACTTGGTCTAGAAGATCAACGATTTTACCTCTTTTTGTAGGATTTACCTTTTCTGTCCATAATGGAAATAAATTTATCCCGGTTTATATAAATGAAGAAATGGTTGGAAGAAAATTAGGTGAGTTTGCTCCTACTAGAACATTTCATGGTCATGGAGCTGATAAAAAAGTTAAAAGAAAATAA
- the rplB gene encoding 50S ribosomal protein L2: MALKNFNPITPSLRELVQVDKTNLWKGRPLKSLTKGMSKTGGRNQQGRITSWHRGGGHKKLYRVIDFKRKKIDIFAVVERIEYDPNRTAFIALIKYDDGEYSYILAPQKLSIGDRVISSQAADIKIGNCLPLKSIPIGTTLHNVEMKVGKGGQIARSAGTSVELVGKDSGYAQIKLRSGEFRLVPLDCKATIGSISNPDQKNINLGKAGRNRWLGWRPHVRGVAMNPIDHPHGGGEGKTSGGRHPVTPWGFSTKGKKTRKNKRTSKFIVKKRK, encoded by the coding sequence ATGGCTTTAAAAAATTTTAATCCAATTACTCCTTCTCTTAGAGAGCTAGTTCAAGTTGATAAAACTAATTTATGGAAAGGTAGACCTTTAAAATCTTTGACTAAAGGTATGTCAAAAACTGGTGGACGCAATCAGCAAGGAAGAATTACTTCTTGGCATAGAGGTGGTGGGCACAAAAAATTATATCGTGTTATTGATTTTAAAAGAAAGAAAATAGATATTTTTGCTGTTGTTGAAAGAATAGAGTATGATCCTAATAGGACTGCTTTTATTGCTTTAATAAAATACGATGATGGAGAATATTCTTATATTTTAGCACCGCAAAAATTATCTATAGGTGATAGAGTAATTTCAAGTCAAGCTGCTGATATCAAAATAGGCAATTGTTTACCTTTAAAATCCATTCCGATCGGCACTACTTTACATAACGTTGAAATGAAAGTTGGCAAGGGTGGACAGATTGCACGGTCTGCAGGTACTTCAGTAGAATTAGTTGGTAAAGATTCAGGATACGCTCAGATTAAATTAAGATCAGGTGAATTTAGACTAGTACCTTTAGATTGTAAAGCTACTATAGGTAGTATATCTAATCCAGATCAAAAAAATATTAATTTAGGCAAAGCAGGTAGAAATAGATGGCTTGGTTGGAGGCCACATGTTAGAGGTGTAGCAATGAATCCTATTGATCACCCTCATGGAGGTGGTGAAGGTAAAACTTCAGGAGGTCGTCATCCTGTTACTCCTTGGGGATTCTCAACTAAGGGTAAAAAGACGCGTAAAAATAAGCGCACTTCAAAATTTATTGTAAAAAAAAGAAAATAG